In a genomic window of Variovorax paradoxus:
- the zapD gene encoding cell division protein ZapD, producing MILYEYPFNERIRTYLRLEHLFRRLGELVPAESPLSHHFALVTIFEIMDVAARADLKSDVMRDLEKHKSTFNAYRGNPNISEAALDQVVAQLERNFNTLNGIAGKAGQSLTENEWLMSIRSRASIPGGTCEFDLPAYYAWQHRSSQSRRADLERWSGTLAPLAESIYLLLKLLRDADVPYKVIATNGQFQQNLPQGRSFQLLRLRIDPKLGLIPEISGNRLMVSVRLMRHESDDRLHQSSDDTPFELTLCA from the coding sequence GTGATCCTCTACGAGTACCCCTTCAACGAGCGCATCCGGACCTATCTGCGACTCGAGCACCTGTTTCGCCGCCTTGGCGAGCTGGTGCCTGCCGAGTCGCCCCTGTCCCACCACTTCGCGCTCGTCACCATCTTCGAGATCATGGATGTGGCCGCGCGCGCGGACCTCAAGTCCGACGTCATGCGCGATCTCGAGAAGCACAAGTCCACCTTCAACGCCTATCGCGGCAATCCGAACATCTCGGAAGCCGCGCTCGACCAGGTGGTGGCGCAGCTCGAGCGCAACTTCAACACGCTCAACGGCATCGCGGGCAAGGCCGGCCAGTCGCTGACCGAGAACGAGTGGCTCATGAGCATTCGCAGCCGCGCGAGCATCCCGGGCGGCACCTGCGAATTCGACCTGCCCGCCTACTACGCCTGGCAGCACCGCAGCAGCCAGAGCCGCCGCGCCGACCTCGAGCGCTGGTCGGGCACGCTGGCGCCGCTGGCCGAATCGATCTACCTGCTGCTCAAGCTGCTGCGCGACGCCGACGTGCCCTACAAGGTCATCGCCACCAACGGGCAGTTCCAGCAGAACCTGCCGCAGGGACGCAGCTTCCAGCTGCTGCGCCTGCGCATCGATCCCAAGCTCGGCCTGATCCCCGAGATCAGCGGCAACCGGCTCATGGTCTCGGTGCGGCTCATGCGCCACGAGAGCGACGACCGCCTCCACCAGAGCAGCGACGACACCCCCTTCGAACTCACCCTGTGCGCATGA
- a CDS encoding DNA gyrase inhibitor YacG, producing MTGEERIEPREGERIVRCPSCGGDSVYSERNPYRPFCSARCKGIDLGAWASEEFRMPAEAPPDDEPFGDPKAQQ from the coding sequence ATGACAGGCGAAGAGCGCATCGAGCCCCGCGAGGGCGAACGCATCGTCCGCTGCCCGAGCTGCGGCGGCGACAGCGTGTATTCGGAACGCAACCCCTACCGCCCCTTCTGCAGCGCGCGCTGCAAGGGCATCGACCTCGGCGCCTGGGCCAGCGAGGAGTTCAGGATGCCGGCCGAGGCCCCGCCCGACGACGAGCCTTTCGGCGATCCCAAGGCGCAGCAGTAG
- a CDS encoding NUDIX domain-containing protein, producing the protein MSTEPAQPRKHTEVAVGVLIRTADDALLLSTRPPGKPYAGYWEFPGGKIEAGETVEEALRRELQEELGITIDGATVWKVTEHDYPHALVRLHWCKVTAWHGDFEMREGQQMAWQHLPLDVAPVLPGALPVLEWLVQERGLPASAAQAVSTLA; encoded by the coding sequence ATGAGCACGGAGCCGGCCCAGCCGCGCAAGCACACCGAGGTCGCGGTCGGCGTGCTGATCCGCACGGCCGACGATGCGCTGCTGCTATCGACCCGTCCGCCCGGCAAGCCCTATGCGGGCTACTGGGAGTTTCCGGGCGGCAAGATCGAAGCCGGCGAGACGGTCGAGGAGGCGCTGCGGCGCGAGCTGCAGGAAGAGCTCGGCATCACCATCGACGGCGCCACGGTCTGGAAAGTGACCGAGCACGACTACCCCCATGCGCTGGTGCGCCTGCACTGGTGCAAGGTCACGGCCTGGCACGGCGACTTCGAGATGCGCGAAGGCCAGCAGATGGCCTGGCAACACCTGCCGCTGGACGTGGCGCCCGTGCTGCCGGGCGCGCTGCCGGTGCTCGAATGGCTGGTGCAGGAGCGCGGCCTGCCCGCGTCGGCGGCCCAGGCCGTGTCGACCCTGGCCTGA
- a CDS encoding ATP-binding protein: MNEQFQRLIERAEQLITRIESILPQPLAEPADWNASIAWRYRRRSSGHGVLEPVRHVATMALDALKEIDVQKEKIERNTRQFVEGKPANNVLLTGARGTGKSSLIRACLQAYAPQGLRLIEVDKAELTDLPDIVEVVSQRPEKFIVFSDDLSFDEGEPGYKALKSILDGSIAAATPNVLIYATSNRRHLLPEYMKDNLSYTHTEDGEVHPGEVIEEKISLSERFGLWVSFYPFSQNEYLTIVAQWLASFGVDAAAIEAARPEALVWALERGSRSGRVAYQFARDYAGRATA, encoded by the coding sequence ATGAACGAGCAGTTCCAGAGACTGATCGAGCGCGCCGAGCAGCTCATCACCCGCATCGAGTCGATCCTGCCCCAGCCGCTGGCCGAACCGGCCGACTGGAACGCTTCCATCGCCTGGCGCTACCGCCGCCGCAGTTCGGGCCACGGCGTGCTCGAGCCGGTCCGGCACGTGGCGACGATGGCGCTCGATGCGCTGAAGGAAATCGACGTCCAGAAGGAAAAGATCGAGCGCAACACGCGCCAGTTCGTCGAGGGCAAGCCGGCCAACAACGTGCTGCTGACGGGCGCGCGCGGCACCGGCAAGTCCTCGCTGATCCGCGCCTGCCTGCAGGCCTACGCGCCGCAGGGCCTGCGCCTGATCGAGGTCGACAAGGCCGAGCTCACCGATCTGCCCGACATCGTCGAGGTGGTGTCGCAGCGGCCCGAGAAATTCATCGTCTTCAGCGACGACCTGAGCTTCGACGAGGGCGAGCCGGGCTACAAGGCGCTCAAGTCGATCCTCGACGGCTCGATCGCCGCGGCCACGCCCAATGTGCTGATCTACGCGACCAGCAACCGGCGCCACCTGCTGCCCGAGTACATGAAGGACAACCTCAGCTACACCCACACCGAGGATGGCGAGGTCCATCCGGGCGAGGTGATCGAGGAGAAGATCTCGCTGTCGGAGCGCTTCGGCCTGTGGGTCAGCTTCTACCCGTTCAGCCAGAACGAGTACCTCACCATCGTGGCCCAGTGGCTCGCGTCCTTCGGTGTCGATGCCGCCGCGATCGAGGCCGCGCGGCCCGAGGCGCTGGTCTGGGCGCTCGAGCGCGGCTCGCGCAGCGGCCGCGTGGCCTACCAGTTCGCGCGCGACTACGCGGGGCGGGCCACTGCATGA
- the argJ gene encoding bifunctional glutamate N-acetyltransferase/amino-acid acetyltransferase ArgJ has product MPVNLSAPDPAALFAVPGVRIGVAEAGVRKANRKDLTVVLIDEGAAVGGVFTQNRFCAAPVQVCRDHLAAGHGIRAMLINTGNANAGTGEDGLARTRATCIALARQLDLAPEQILPFSTGVIMEPLPIDRIEAGLPAALADAADNHWARAAEGIMTTDTVPKAFSRQVQIGGATVSVTGISKGAGMIRPNMATMLGFMATDAKIDPALIQPLAKQLADASFNRVTIDGDTSTNDSFVVIATQKAAHATITSLDSAEGQALVAAMQEVARLLAQAIVRDGEGATKFIAVQIDGGRDAAECRQVAYAIAHSPLVKTAFYASDPNLGRILAAVGYAGIADLDQTGIDLFLDDVHVAVKGGRNPAYREEDGQRVMKQSEITVRVNLGRGNASETVWTCDFSHDYVSINADYRS; this is encoded by the coding sequence ATGCCCGTGAACCTGTCCGCTCCCGATCCCGCCGCCTTGTTCGCGGTCCCCGGCGTCCGCATCGGCGTAGCCGAAGCGGGCGTGCGCAAGGCCAACCGCAAGGACCTGACGGTCGTGCTGATCGATGAAGGCGCCGCGGTCGGCGGCGTGTTCACGCAGAACCGCTTCTGCGCCGCGCCGGTGCAGGTCTGCCGCGACCACCTCGCGGCCGGCCACGGCATCCGCGCAATGCTGATCAACACCGGCAATGCCAACGCCGGCACCGGCGAGGACGGCCTGGCGCGCACCCGCGCCACCTGCATCGCGCTGGCGCGCCAGCTCGACCTGGCGCCCGAGCAGATCCTGCCGTTCTCGACCGGCGTGATCATGGAGCCGCTGCCGATCGACCGCATCGAGGCCGGCCTGCCCGCCGCGCTGGCCGATGCCGCCGATAACCACTGGGCCCGTGCCGCCGAAGGCATCATGACCACCGACACCGTGCCCAAGGCCTTCAGCCGCCAGGTGCAGATCGGCGGCGCCACGGTCAGCGTCACCGGCATCAGCAAGGGCGCCGGCATGATCCGCCCGAACATGGCGACCATGCTGGGCTTCATGGCCACCGACGCGAAGATCGACCCGGCGCTGATCCAGCCGCTGGCCAAACAGCTGGCCGACGCTTCGTTCAACCGCGTGACCATCGACGGCGACACCTCGACCAACGACTCCTTCGTGGTCATCGCCACGCAGAAGGCCGCGCACGCGACCATCACCTCGCTCGATTCGGCCGAGGGCCAGGCGCTCGTGGCCGCGATGCAGGAGGTGGCGCGCCTGCTCGCGCAGGCCATCGTGCGCGACGGCGAAGGCGCGACCAAGTTCATCGCGGTGCAGATCGACGGCGGCCGCGACGCCGCCGAATGCCGCCAGGTGGCCTATGCGATCGCGCATTCGCCGCTGGTCAAGACCGCCTTCTACGCCAGCGACCCGAACCTCGGCCGCATCCTCGCGGCCGTGGGCTACGCGGGCATCGCCGACCTCGACCAGACCGGCATCGACCTGTTCCTCGACGACGTGCACGTGGCGGTCAAGGGCGGCCGCAACCCGGCCTACCGCGAGGAGGACGGCCAGCGCGTGATGAAGCAAAGCGAGATCACGGTGCGCGTGAACCTCGGCCGCGGCAACGCCAGCGAAACCGTCTGGACCTGCGACTTCAGCCACGACTACGTGTCGATCAACGCCGACTACAGATCCTGA
- the secA gene encoding preprotein translocase subunit SecA, with protein MATNFLTQIFGSRNDRLLKQYRKTVARINALEPEFEKLSDDALRAKTQEFKDRIARGESLDDLLPEAFATVREGSKRVMKMRHFDVQLLGGMALHNGKISEMRTGEGKTLTATLPVYLNALSGKGVHVVTVNDYLANRDATWMGRLYNFLGLTVGINLPQMPREEKQAAYGSDITYGTNNEYGFDYLRDNMVYEPGDRVQRKLNYAIVDEVDSILIDEARTPLIISGQAEDHTDLYLAINKVVPLLKKQEGEADPRTGEGVTVPGDFTVDEKTHQVFLTEDGHENAERILGEFKLLPEGASLYDPANITLMHHLNAALRARHLYHRDQHYVVQQGEVVIVDEFTGRLMTGRRWSDGLHQAVEAKEGVEIQAENQTLASITFQNYFRLYGKLAGMTGTADTEAYEFQEIYGLETMIIPPNRVSKRDDQLDRVYKTTREKYEAAIQDIRECYERGQPVLVGTSSIENSEIIDGLLTQAGLPHQVLNAKQHAREADIVAQAGRTKMITIATNMAGRGTDIVLGGNIEKMIEAVEADEGRDEAAKKADIEHIRAEWNNDHEFVKSLGGLRIIATERHESRRIDNQLRGRSGRQGDPGSSRFYLSLDDPLMRIFAGDRVKAIMDRLKMPDGEAIEAGIVTRSIESAQRKVEARNFDIRKQLLEYDDVSNDQRKVIYQQRNDILDAGDLGAQIAALREGCFIDLVRQYVPAESVEEQWNIPALEQALFNEWGIDMPLAKIVEGSEAISDEDIVEKVVHAANETFDAKVALIGAENFTQFERMVLLQSIDTHWREHLASLDYLRQGIHLRGYAQKQPKQEYKREAFELFGQLLDSVKNEVTRQLMTVRVQSSEQLDEAAEAMENRGENVSNITYSAPTETGEVEVRVDEESQRRIAAAGLGTLSAEAAAFARVGRNDPCPCGSGKKYKHCHGKLS; from the coding sequence ATGGCCACCAACTTCCTGACCCAGATCTTCGGCAGTCGCAACGACCGGCTACTCAAGCAGTACCGCAAGACGGTCGCGCGCATCAACGCGCTCGAACCCGAATTCGAAAAACTGAGCGACGACGCGCTGCGCGCCAAGACCCAGGAGTTCAAGGACCGCATCGCCAGGGGCGAGAGCCTCGACGACCTGCTGCCCGAAGCCTTCGCCACCGTGCGCGAGGGCTCCAAGCGCGTGATGAAGATGCGCCACTTCGACGTCCAGCTGCTCGGCGGCATGGCGCTGCACAACGGCAAGATCTCCGAAATGCGCACCGGCGAAGGCAAGACGCTGACCGCCACGCTGCCGGTGTACCTGAACGCGTTGTCCGGCAAGGGCGTGCACGTGGTGACGGTCAACGACTACCTGGCCAACCGCGACGCGACCTGGATGGGCCGCCTCTACAACTTCCTCGGGCTCACGGTCGGCATCAACCTGCCGCAGATGCCGCGCGAGGAGAAGCAGGCCGCCTACGGCAGCGACATCACCTACGGCACCAACAACGAGTACGGCTTCGACTACCTGCGCGACAACATGGTCTACGAGCCCGGCGACCGGGTTCAGCGCAAGCTGAACTACGCGATCGTCGACGAGGTGGACTCGATCCTGATCGACGAGGCCCGCACGCCGCTGATCATCAGCGGCCAGGCCGAGGACCACACCGACCTGTACCTCGCCATCAACAAGGTGGTGCCGCTGCTCAAGAAGCAGGAAGGCGAAGCCGACCCGCGCACCGGCGAGGGCGTCACGGTGCCCGGCGACTTCACGGTCGACGAGAAGACGCACCAGGTGTTCCTGACCGAGGACGGCCACGAGAACGCCGAGCGCATCCTCGGCGAGTTCAAGCTGCTGCCCGAGGGCGCCTCGCTCTACGACCCGGCCAACATCACGCTGATGCACCACCTGAACGCGGCGCTGCGCGCCCGTCACCTCTACCACCGCGACCAGCACTACGTGGTGCAGCAGGGCGAGGTGGTGATCGTCGACGAGTTCACCGGCCGCCTGATGACCGGCCGCCGCTGGAGCGACGGCCTGCACCAGGCCGTGGAAGCCAAGGAAGGCGTGGAGATCCAGGCCGAGAACCAGACCCTGGCCTCGATCACGTTCCAGAACTACTTCCGCCTGTACGGCAAGCTCGCCGGCATGACCGGCACGGCCGACACCGAGGCCTACGAATTCCAGGAGATCTACGGCCTGGAAACCATGATCATCCCGCCGAACCGCGTGAGCAAGCGCGACGACCAGCTCGACCGCGTCTACAAGACCACGCGCGAGAAGTACGAGGCGGCGATCCAGGACATCCGCGAGTGCTACGAGCGCGGCCAGCCGGTGCTGGTGGGCACCTCCTCGATCGAGAACTCCGAGATCATCGACGGCCTGCTCACGCAGGCGGGCCTGCCGCACCAGGTGCTCAACGCCAAGCAGCATGCGCGCGAGGCCGACATCGTGGCGCAGGCCGGCCGCACCAAGATGATCACGATCGCGACGAACATGGCCGGCCGCGGTACCGACATCGTGCTGGGCGGCAACATCGAGAAGATGATCGAGGCGGTCGAGGCCGACGAAGGCCGCGACGAGGCCGCGAAGAAGGCCGACATCGAGCACATCCGCGCCGAGTGGAACAACGACCACGAGTTCGTGAAGTCGCTCGGCGGCCTGCGCATCATCGCCACCGAGCGCCACGAGTCGCGCCGCATCGACAACCAGCTGCGCGGCCGTTCGGGCCGCCAGGGCGACCCGGGCTCCTCGCGCTTCTACCTGAGCCTGGACGATCCGCTGATGCGCATCTTCGCGGGCGACCGCGTGAAGGCGATCATGGACCGCCTGAAGATGCCCGACGGCGAGGCCATCGAGGCCGGCATCGTCACGCGCAGCATCGAGAGCGCGCAGCGCAAGGTCGAGGCGCGCAACTTCGACATCCGCAAGCAGCTGCTCGAGTACGACGACGTGTCGAACGACCAGCGCAAGGTGATCTACCAGCAGCGCAACGACATCCTCGACGCCGGCGACCTCGGCGCCCAGATCGCGGCGCTGCGTGAAGGCTGCTTCATCGACCTGGTGCGCCAGTACGTGCCGGCCGAGTCGGTGGAAGAGCAGTGGAACATCCCGGCGCTCGAGCAGGCCCTGTTCAACGAGTGGGGCATCGACATGCCGCTCGCGAAGATCGTCGAGGGTTCCGAAGCCATCTCCGACGAGGACATCGTCGAGAAGGTGGTGCATGCCGCCAACGAGACCTTCGACGCCAAGGTCGCGCTGATCGGCGCCGAGAACTTCACGCAGTTCGAGCGCATGGTGCTGCTGCAGAGCATCGACACCCACTGGCGCGAACACCTGGCCTCGCTCGACTACCTGCGCCAGGGCATCCACCTGCGCGGCTATGCGCAGAAGCAGCCCAAGCAGGAATACAAGCGCGAAGCCTTCGAGCTCTTCGGCCAACTGCTCGACTCGGTCAAGAACGAGGTCACGCGCCAGCTCATGACGGTGCGCGTGCAGTCGAGCGAGCAGCTCGACGAGGCGGCCGAGGCGATGGAGAACCGCGGCGAGAACGTCTCGAACATCACCTATTCGGCACCCACCGAGACCGGTGAGGTCGAGGTGCGCGTCGACGAGGAAAGCCAGCGCCGCATCGCGGCCGCGGGCCTGGGCACGCTGAGCGCCGAGGCGGCCGCCTTCGCGCGCGTCGGCCGCAACGACCCGTGCCCCTGCGGCAGTGGCAAGAAATATAAACATTGCCACGGCAAACTCAGCTGA
- a CDS encoding ornithine cyclodeaminase family protein, translated as MNEAPSSPADASLLLLDKHQVDALLAPEDVLEAVREAFVLHSAREGRVFPVVREPLATGGVFGIKSGDVPAQGLLGFKAAGFWPANRARGGEPHQATILLIDPVTGRPQCLIDGNAVTTLRTGAAGALGLRALARPGSTRACVFGTGVQARVQLDFALRTLPALAEVRYVSARGGRDADFEAAFAARCAIAPAADRHEAVAHSNVVITATPGAGALFDLDAVQPGTHLNCVGADTRGKRELPDGLLPRVRLVVDDRVQAQQIGETQWAPDTAGIELGDLLSGRAAFERAADDITVFDMTGLALQDLTVARMLQRRAAATGTGTRIAWPW; from the coding sequence ATGAATGAAGCCCCATCGTCGCCCGCCGACGCCTCGCTGCTGCTGCTCGACAAGCACCAGGTCGACGCCCTGCTCGCTCCCGAGGACGTGCTCGAGGCCGTGCGCGAGGCCTTCGTGCTGCACAGCGCGCGCGAAGGCCGGGTGTTTCCGGTGGTGCGCGAGCCGCTGGCCACCGGCGGCGTGTTCGGCATCAAGTCGGGCGACGTGCCCGCGCAGGGGCTGCTCGGCTTCAAGGCCGCGGGCTTCTGGCCGGCCAACCGCGCGCGCGGCGGCGAGCCCCACCAGGCCACGATCCTGCTGATCGACCCGGTGACCGGCCGGCCGCAATGCCTGATCGACGGCAACGCGGTCACCACGCTGCGCACCGGCGCGGCCGGCGCGCTGGGCCTGCGCGCGCTCGCGCGGCCCGGCAGCACGCGCGCCTGCGTCTTCGGCACCGGCGTGCAGGCGCGGGTGCAGCTCGATTTCGCGCTGCGCACCCTGCCCGCGCTGGCCGAGGTGCGCTACGTGAGCGCTCGCGGCGGGCGCGACGCCGACTTCGAAGCCGCCTTCGCCGCGCGCTGCGCGATCGCGCCGGCGGCCGACCGCCACGAGGCCGTCGCCCACAGCAACGTCGTGATCACCGCCACGCCCGGCGCCGGCGCGCTGTTCGACCTCGATGCCGTGCAACCCGGCACCCATCTGAACTGCGTGGGTGCCGACACGCGCGGCAAGCGCGAACTGCCCGACGGCCTGCTGCCGCGCGTGCGCCTGGTCGTCGACGACCGCGTGCAGGCACAACAGATCGGCGAGACCCAGTGGGCGCCCGACACCGCCGGCATCGAGCTCGGCGACCTGCTTTCGGGCCGCGCGGCCTTCGAACGCGCCGCCGACGACATCACCGTGTTCGACATGACCGGCCTCGCGCTGCAGGACCTGACCGTGGCGCGCATGCTGCAGCGGCGCGCGGCCGCGACCGGCACCGGCACGCGCATCGCCTGGCCCTGGTAA
- a CDS encoding DSD1 family PLP-dependent enzyme produces MTTTPTLAELDTPAALIDLPRMQRNIARMQARMDALGVRFRPHVKTSKCTPVAQAQLAAGAQGITVSTLKEAAQFHADGIDDILYAVGMAAAKLPQALALRRAGCRLTIITDSLASARAIADFGRAQGEVFEVLIEIDTDGHRSGIKPGEAALLEVGRVLHDGGMRLAGVLTHAGSSYELDTPEALAAMAEQERAGCVQAAERLRAAGLPCAVVSVGSTPTALSAARLDGVTEVRAGVYVFFDLVMHNIGVCAPEDIALSVLATVIGHQAEKGWAILDAGWMAMSRDRGTAKQKHDFGYGQACDLEGRVIEGYVLSGANQEHGILSLAGGTATDIVERFPIGTRLRILPNHACATGAQFPEYHALAQDGSLRAWPRLHGW; encoded by the coding sequence ATGACCACCACCCCCACCCTCGCCGAACTCGACACCCCCGCCGCCCTGATCGACCTGCCGCGCATGCAACGCAACATCGCGCGCATGCAAGCGCGCATGGACGCGCTGGGCGTGCGCTTCCGCCCGCACGTGAAGACCAGCAAGTGCACGCCGGTCGCCCAGGCGCAGCTCGCGGCGGGCGCGCAGGGCATCACCGTCTCCACGCTCAAGGAGGCCGCGCAATTCCACGCCGACGGCATCGACGACATCCTCTATGCGGTGGGCATGGCCGCGGCCAAGCTGCCGCAGGCGCTCGCGCTGCGCCGCGCGGGCTGCCGGCTGACGATCATCACGGACAGCCTGGCCTCGGCCCGCGCCATCGCCGACTTCGGCCGCGCGCAGGGCGAGGTCTTCGAGGTGCTGATCGAGATCGACACCGACGGCCACCGTTCGGGCATCAAGCCCGGCGAGGCCGCGCTGCTCGAGGTCGGGCGCGTGCTGCACGACGGCGGCATGCGGCTCGCGGGCGTGCTCACGCATGCGGGCTCGAGCTACGAGCTCGACACGCCCGAGGCGCTCGCGGCCATGGCCGAGCAGGAACGCGCGGGCTGCGTGCAGGCCGCCGAGCGGCTGCGCGCGGCCGGCCTGCCCTGCGCGGTGGTGAGCGTGGGCTCCACGCCCACCGCGCTGTCGGCCGCGCGGCTCGACGGCGTGACCGAGGTGCGCGCCGGCGTCTACGTGTTCTTCGACCTCGTGATGCACAACATCGGCGTCTGCGCGCCCGAGGACATCGCGCTGAGCGTGCTGGCCACCGTCATCGGCCACCAGGCCGAGAAGGGCTGGGCCATCCTCGACGCCGGCTGGATGGCGATGAGCCGCGACCGCGGCACGGCGAAGCAGAAGCACGACTTCGGCTACGGCCAGGCCTGCGACCTCGAAGGCCGCGTGATCGAAGGCTATGTGCTGAGCGGCGCGAACCAGGAGCACGGCATCCTGTCGCTCGCGGGCGGCACGGCCACGGACATCGTCGAACGCTTCCCGATCGGCACGCGGCTGCGCATCCTGCCCAACCATGCCTGCGCGACCGGCGCCCAGTTCCCCGAATACCACGCGCTCGCGCAGGACGGCAGCCTGCGGGCCTGGCCGCGGCTGCACGGCTGGTGA
- a CDS encoding pyridoxal-phosphate dependent enzyme, with product MPNTPHYIDPRTGRTHGLLERRWRSDDGHPMMITPLPGISRDDIDTRVRSLWRYRAALPVAIEQPASLGEGCTPLVQKRWGGLEPFFKLEWFNPTCSFKDRGAAVMMSFLRQIGVDAVLEDSSGNGGAAIAASGAAAGLRVKVLAPAYTPAPKVAQIRAFGAEVQLVPGPREASEEEAVRQSSEIFYASHNWHPFFLQGTKTLAYELWEDLGFEAPDNVIIPAGAGSNVLGCHIGFQELLAAGQIRRLPRIFVAQPLNCSPIDASFTAGADTLVERAVAPTIAEGTAIKRPVRLREILQALRETRGGTVALTEEQIAAAVRRLAATGLYAEPTSSSAAAAIEVLEQRGEIRAGEKTVVLLTGTGLKSTQFMTELFAGAAG from the coding sequence ATGCCGAACACCCCGCACTACATCGACCCCCGCACCGGCCGCACCCACGGCCTGCTCGAGCGCCGCTGGCGCTCCGACGACGGCCACCCGATGATGATCACGCCGCTGCCCGGCATCTCGCGCGACGACATCGACACGCGCGTGCGCTCGCTGTGGCGCTACCGCGCGGCGCTGCCGGTGGCGATCGAGCAGCCTGCGAGCCTGGGCGAAGGCTGCACGCCGCTCGTGCAGAAGCGCTGGGGCGGGCTCGAGCCCTTCTTCAAGCTCGAGTGGTTCAACCCCACCTGCAGCTTCAAGGACCGCGGCGCGGCCGTGATGATGTCCTTCCTGCGCCAGATCGGCGTCGACGCGGTGCTCGAGGACAGCTCGGGCAACGGCGGCGCCGCGATCGCCGCCTCCGGTGCCGCGGCGGGCCTGCGCGTGAAGGTGCTCGCGCCCGCCTACACGCCCGCGCCCAAGGTGGCGCAGATCCGCGCCTTCGGCGCCGAGGTGCAGCTCGTGCCCGGCCCGCGCGAGGCTTCCGAAGAAGAGGCGGTGCGCCAGTCCAGCGAGATCTTCTACGCCAGCCACAACTGGCACCCCTTCTTCCTGCAGGGCACGAAGACGCTGGCCTACGAGCTCTGGGAGGACCTGGGCTTCGAGGCGCCCGACAACGTGATCATCCCGGCCGGCGCGGGCAGCAACGTGCTGGGCTGCCACATCGGCTTCCAGGAGTTGCTCGCGGCCGGGCAGATCCGCCGGCTGCCGCGCATCTTCGTCGCGCAGCCGCTGAACTGCTCGCCGATCGACGCGAGCTTCACGGCCGGTGCCGACACGCTGGTCGAGCGCGCGGTGGCGCCGACCATCGCCGAGGGCACGGCGATCAAGCGGCCGGTGCGGCTGCGCGAGATCCTGCAGGCGCTGCGCGAGACGCGCGGCGGCACGGTGGCGCTGACCGAGGAACAGATCGCGGCAGCCGTGCGGCGGCTGGCGGCGACGGGGCTCTATGCCGAGCCGACCTCCTCGTCGGCCGCTGCCGCCATCGAGGTGCTGGAACAGCGCGGCGAGATCCGCGCGGGCGAGAAGACGGTGGTGCTGCTGACGGGCACGGGGCTCAAGTCGACGCAGTTCATGACCGAGCTGTTCGCAGGGGCGGCCGGCTGA
- a CDS encoding amino acid ABC transporter substrate-binding protein: protein MKKIRLAFPVLVLSLLAAGAGPASADTLRKLADSGRIAIGVRDSGAPLSYALGAGRYTGYHVELCERVIAGLREAQRLPALAIDYQPVTSSNRIPLVRNGTVDLECGTTTNNAARQKEVAFALTTYVTEVRLAVAAKSGIASIAQLQGRTVVVTSGSSAVKTARLHRKAAGVEFQEVYGKDTGDSFLMLQTGRADAWIDDDNILAGNIASARTPGDFRIAGESFAVEPIAIMLRRDDPAFKAAVDAQLRRLMADGELAKLHDKWFVQPIPPRNAALNLPMSAALRQAIAAPNDNPSEAYQAR from the coding sequence ATGAAGAAGATCCGTCTGGCGTTCCCTGTCCTCGTCCTCTCGCTGCTGGCCGCCGGTGCCGGCCCGGCCTCGGCCGACACCCTGCGCAAGCTCGCCGACAGCGGCCGCATCGCGATTGGCGTGCGCGACTCGGGCGCGCCGCTGTCCTATGCGCTCGGCGCGGGCCGCTACACCGGCTACCACGTCGAGCTCTGCGAACGCGTGATCGCCGGCCTGCGCGAGGCGCAGCGGCTGCCCGCGCTGGCCATCGACTACCAGCCCGTGACCTCGTCGAACCGCATTCCGCTGGTGCGCAACGGCACGGTCGACCTCGAGTGCGGCACCACCACCAACAACGCGGCGCGCCAGAAGGAGGTGGCGTTCGCGCTCACCACCTACGTCACCGAGGTGCGGCTCGCGGTGGCCGCGAAGTCGGGCATCGCCTCGATCGCGCAGCTGCAGGGCCGGACGGTGGTCGTGACCTCGGGCTCGAGCGCGGTGAAGACCGCGCGGCTGCACAGGAAGGCGGCCGGCGTCGAGTTCCAGGAGGTCTACGGCAAGGACACGGGCGACAGCTTCCTCATGCTGCAGACCGGCCGCGCCGACGCCTGGATCGACGACGACAACATCCTCGCGGGCAACATCGCGAGCGCGCGCACGCCGGGCGACTTCCGCATCGCGGGCGAGAGCTTCGCGGTGGAGCCGATCGCGATCATGCTGCGGCGCGACGACCCGGCCTTCAAGGCCGCGGTCGATGCCCAGCTGCGCCGGCTGATGGCCGACGGCGAGCTCGCGAAGCTCCACGACAAGTGGTTCGTGCAGCCGATCCCGCCGCGCAACGCGGCGCTGAACCTGCCGATGAGCGCCGCGCTGCGCCAGGCGATCGCGGCACCGAACGACAACCCCTCCGAGGCCTACCAGGCCCGCTGA